A window of the Aquimarina spinulae genome harbors these coding sequences:
- the rsmH gene encoding 16S rRNA (cytosine(1402)-N(4))-methyltransferase RsmH, whose protein sequence is MEYHNPVLLKETVDGLAVKPNGIYVDVTFGGGGHSREILKRLGPEGKLFAFDQDQDALENAIDDDRFTLINENFRFIKRFLRFYGVRKVDGILGDFGVSSHQFDVADRGFSTRFEADLDMRMNQNGEISAYHVINEYDESDLRMMFLQYGELRSAPKLARAIVGARKEESLKTSVELKEVLRPFLPKHKEHKILAQIYQAIRIEVNQEIEALKEFLVQTTELLDVEGRISLISYHSLEDRLVKRFIRSGMFEGEPEKDLYGNVSVPFKKVGGLIVPDKEEVKENNRARSAKLRIAERI, encoded by the coding sequence ATGGAATATCATAACCCGGTTTTACTTAAAGAAACGGTAGATGGATTAGCAGTGAAGCCAAATGGAATCTATGTCGATGTCACATTTGGTGGAGGAGGTCATTCTAGAGAAATTCTGAAGCGATTGGGGCCAGAAGGTAAATTGTTTGCTTTTGATCAGGATCAGGATGCTTTAGAGAATGCGATTGATGATGATCGATTTACTTTAATAAACGAAAACTTTAGGTTTATTAAACGATTTCTACGATTCTATGGGGTTAGAAAAGTAGATGGAATCTTGGGGGATTTTGGGGTTTCTTCACATCAGTTTGATGTAGCAGATAGGGGCTTTTCTACTAGGTTTGAAGCAGATCTGGATATGAGAATGAATCAAAACGGAGAAATATCAGCTTATCATGTAATCAATGAATACGATGAGTCTGATCTAAGGATGATGTTTTTGCAATATGGAGAATTGAGAAGTGCTCCTAAGCTAGCAAGAGCGATAGTTGGAGCCAGAAAAGAAGAAAGTTTAAAAACCAGTGTAGAATTAAAAGAAGTGCTTAGGCCGTTTTTGCCAAAACATAAAGAACATAAAATACTGGCACAGATATATCAAGCGATTAGAATCGAAGTAAATCAGGAGATTGAAGCTCTTAAAGAGTTTTTAGTACAAACAACAGAGCTCTTGGATGTCGAAGGAAGAATTAGCCTGATCTCTTATCATTCTTTAGAAGATAGGTTGGTAAAGAGATTTATACGTAGCGGGATGTTTGAAGGAGAGCCGGAAAAGGATTTATATGGTAACGTATCGGTACCTTTTAAAAAAGTAGGAGGATTGATAGTTCCGGATAAAGAAGAAGTTAAAGAAAATAATAGAGCACGAAGTGCTAAACTGAGAATAGCCGAAAGAATTTGA
- the yihA gene encoding ribosome biogenesis GTP-binding protein YihA/YsxC — protein MKISSAEFVMSNSDVAKCPKDKLPEYAFIGRSNVGKSSLINMLTTRKSLAKTSGRPGKTQLINHFIINKAWFLVDLPGYGYARVSKSSKKVFQKFITAYFSKRIQLVSAFVLVDCRHEPQKIDLEFMQWLGENQIPFSIIFTKADKLSKNKLPAQINAYTEEMLKYWEEMPNYFITSSSSGLGKEDVLNYITEINSQLKKS, from the coding sequence ATGAAGATTAGTAGCGCTGAATTTGTAATGAGTAATAGCGATGTTGCCAAATGTCCTAAAGATAAACTCCCTGAATATGCATTCATAGGCAGATCTAATGTTGGCAAGTCCTCATTAATCAACATGCTTACTACTCGCAAAAGTCTTGCTAAAACATCTGGAAGACCGGGAAAAACGCAATTGATTAATCATTTTATTATCAATAAGGCTTGGTTTTTGGTTGATTTACCAGGATACGGATATGCAAGAGTATCTAAGTCTTCAAAAAAAGTATTTCAGAAATTTATTACTGCGTACTTCTCTAAACGCATACAATTGGTTAGCGCTTTTGTTTTAGTGGATTGCCGTCATGAACCACAAAAAATAGATCTTGAGTTTATGCAATGGTTAGGAGAAAATCAAATACCATTTTCTATTATTTTCACAAAAGCCGATAAGCTTTCAAAAAATAAATTACCCGCTCAAATAAATGCTTACACTGAAGAAATGCTCAAATATTGGGAAGAAATGCCTAATTATTTTATCACCTCATCTTCTTCTGGGTTAGGCAAAGAAGATGTTCTTAACTACATAACAGAAATTAATTCGCAGCTAAAAAAATCTTAA
- a CDS encoding penicillin-binding protein — MAIKEKNILNRLYFIAACMFIFAIAVLVKLVNIQFVEGDMYRKKAQERVFKTFDIPANRGNLYDSKGNLLATSVPKYDIRFDALAVNDKDFRAHIKPLCIALSKEFGKPVSYYDKIIRTARANRNRYLLLRRNLGYSQYMRVKKFPLFEYGANRGGLIVEQRTVREHPIGKIAERTVGYERRDEHGYYTRVGLEGAYGPFLRGKEGKRKKQKIAKNQWKPIGDANEVEPQDGYDVISTIDVNIQDIAHHALLAQLETFEAEHGTVVVMETKTGEIKAISNLGRTNAGKYYEKLNYAVGESHEPGSTFKLMTMVAALEDRVIDSSYVVDTENGRVKFYDRIVKDSKWGGYGKISAAKAFELSSNTAFAKMINENYKDNPRKFVDRLINMGLGETLGLAIKGEGKPKIPYPGDKDWYGTTLPWMAHGYGVAITPLQTLVFYNAIANDGEMVKPRFIKEVKTWDKTRERFDKEILNPTICSKETAKIVQEMMKNVVKRGTADNIRTNNFGIAGKTGTCWGNYGKDKEREYISSFAGYFPSDKPIYSCIVVVHKPNKKKGYYGSEVAAPVFKTIATKIYNDIPVIDEVSYAVVESKSVVNSYEKYYQNAQKYKTIMPNVTGMPAMDVISLLENMGLKVELKGSGRVKKQSIEPGTKVKINQTVRLELS; from the coding sequence TTGGCAATAAAAGAAAAAAACATATTAAACCGATTGTATTTCATAGCAGCGTGTATGTTCATCTTTGCAATAGCAGTATTGGTCAAGTTAGTGAATATACAGTTTGTAGAAGGGGATATGTATCGTAAGAAAGCTCAGGAACGAGTTTTTAAAACCTTTGATATCCCTGCGAACCGAGGTAACTTGTATGATAGTAAAGGAAACCTCTTAGCAACATCTGTTCCTAAGTATGATATACGATTTGATGCATTGGCAGTTAATGATAAGGATTTTAGAGCACATATTAAACCACTTTGCATAGCGTTGTCCAAAGAATTTGGAAAACCAGTTTCATATTATGACAAAATTATAAGAACTGCAAGAGCGAATAGAAATAGATACTTGTTGTTACGAAGAAATTTAGGGTATTCTCAGTATATGAGAGTTAAAAAATTCCCTTTGTTCGAATATGGAGCTAATCGAGGAGGATTAATAGTAGAGCAACGTACAGTAAGAGAACATCCTATAGGAAAAATAGCTGAACGTACAGTAGGGTATGAAAGAAGGGATGAACATGGGTATTATACCAGAGTAGGCTTAGAAGGGGCTTATGGACCATTTTTAAGAGGGAAAGAAGGGAAACGAAAAAAGCAAAAAATAGCAAAAAACCAATGGAAACCTATAGGGGATGCTAACGAAGTAGAACCGCAAGATGGGTATGATGTTATTTCTACTATTGATGTAAATATACAGGATATCGCACATCACGCATTACTGGCTCAACTTGAAACATTTGAAGCAGAGCATGGCACTGTAGTGGTAATGGAAACTAAAACCGGAGAGATAAAAGCGATTTCTAATCTGGGACGCACCAATGCAGGGAAATATTATGAGAAACTTAATTATGCAGTTGGAGAATCTCATGAACCGGGATCTACATTTAAATTGATGACAATGGTTGCTGCTTTAGAAGACAGAGTTATTGATTCGAGTTATGTAGTAGATACAGAAAATGGTCGTGTAAAGTTTTATGATAGAATTGTAAAAGATTCTAAATGGGGAGGATATGGAAAAATATCTGCAGCAAAAGCATTTGAGTTATCATCGAATACTGCTTTTGCTAAGATGATTAATGAAAATTATAAAGATAATCCCAGAAAGTTTGTAGATCGATTAATTAATATGGGGCTTGGAGAAACGCTTGGATTGGCAATTAAAGGAGAAGGAAAACCTAAAATTCCTTATCCAGGGGATAAAGATTGGTACGGAACCACATTGCCGTGGATGGCACATGGTTATGGTGTTGCAATTACGCCATTACAAACATTGGTTTTTTATAATGCAATCGCTAATGATGGCGAAATGGTAAAACCTAGATTTATTAAAGAAGTCAAAACATGGGATAAAACCAGGGAGAGGTTTGATAAAGAAATTCTTAATCCAACAATATGTTCTAAAGAAACTGCAAAAATTGTTCAGGAGATGATGAAGAACGTGGTTAAGAGAGGAACAGCAGATAATATCCGTACTAATAATTTTGGTATTGCAGGCAAAACAGGCACATGTTGGGGAAATTATGGGAAAGACAAAGAACGTGAATATATATCATCCTTTGCCGGCTATTTTCCATCTGATAAACCTATTTACTCTTGCATTGTAGTGGTGCATAAACCAAATAAGAAAAAAGGATATTATGGTAGTGAAGTTGCTGCTCCGGTCTTTAAAACCATTGCTACAAAAATATATAATGATATACCAGTAATTGATGAGGTTTCTTATGCTGTTGTTGAAAGTAAATCAGTTGTAAATAGTTATGAGAAGTATTATCAGAACGCTCAAAAATACAAGACTATAATGCCTAATGTAACAGGTATGCCAGCTATGGATGTGATCTCTCTTTTAGAAAATATGGGACTGAAAGTCGAATTAAAAGGATCAGGAAGAGTGAAAAAACAATCTATAGAACCAGGAACTAAAGTAAAGATAAACCAAACAGTGAGATTAGAATTATCGTGA
- a CDS encoding UDP-N-acetylmuramoyl-L-alanyl-D-glutamate--2,6-diaminopimelate ligase, translated as MIELKDILYKVSINAVVGNTTMSINKIEFDSRKVEQDDVFVAIRGSVSDGHDFIEKAVDRGALVVICEKVPNIAVSGVTYVEVEDTQSALAIMASNYYDSPSGNLKLVGVTGTNGKTTIASLLYQLFKKAGFKVGLLSTVKVVVDAKVYDATHTTPDSLTINYYLKEMNNAGVEYCFMEVSSHGIHQKRTEGLDFAGGIFTNLSHDHLDYHNTFKEYRDVKKTFFDELPAKAFALVNKDDKNGSFMIQNTKAKQHTYALKSYADYRGQILESSLEGLLLKLNDHEVWAKLIGSFNAYNLLAIFGTAELLGLETLETLQLLSDLQSVSGRFQYMISDEKITAIVDYAHTPDALKNVLETINDIRTNNETLITVVGCGGDRDKMKRPVMGNIAARLSNKTIFTSDNPRTENPDQIIEDIEKGVEPQDYKKTLSITDRKQAIKTACQLANKDDIILIAGKGHETYQEINGERTDFNDFEIVKQELKKLNK; from the coding sequence GTGATAGAGTTAAAAGACATTCTATATAAGGTATCGATTAATGCCGTAGTTGGTAATACAACAATGAGCATTAATAAGATTGAATTCGACTCACGAAAAGTCGAGCAAGATGATGTGTTTGTAGCTATTAGAGGCTCTGTTTCAGATGGTCATGATTTTATAGAAAAAGCCGTTGATCGAGGAGCTCTGGTTGTGATCTGCGAAAAGGTTCCGAATATTGCAGTTAGTGGTGTAACCTATGTAGAGGTCGAAGATACGCAATCTGCATTGGCAATTATGGCGTCTAATTATTATGATTCTCCTTCCGGAAATCTAAAACTAGTTGGAGTGACAGGTACCAATGGTAAAACAACAATTGCATCTTTATTATATCAGCTTTTTAAGAAAGCGGGATTTAAAGTGGGCTTGTTGTCTACAGTAAAAGTTGTAGTAGATGCCAAAGTTTATGATGCGACACATACTACTCCGGATTCTTTAACTATTAACTACTACCTAAAAGAAATGAATAATGCAGGGGTAGAATATTGTTTTATGGAAGTTAGTTCTCATGGGATACATCAAAAACGTACAGAAGGATTAGATTTTGCCGGAGGAATCTTTACGAACCTGTCTCATGATCATTTAGATTATCACAACACATTCAAAGAATATCGTGATGTAAAGAAAACATTTTTTGATGAGTTGCCGGCAAAAGCTTTTGCATTGGTTAATAAAGATGATAAAAACGGAAGTTTTATGATTCAAAATACTAAGGCAAAACAACATACTTATGCTTTAAAATCCTATGCCGATTATAGAGGTCAAATTTTAGAAAGTAGCTTAGAAGGGTTATTGCTAAAGTTGAATGATCATGAAGTCTGGGCAAAATTAATAGGCAGTTTTAATGCATACAATCTACTGGCAATTTTTGGTACAGCCGAATTATTAGGACTCGAAACCTTAGAAACCCTTCAGCTATTAAGCGACTTGCAAAGTGTAAGTGGTAGATTTCAATATATGATCTCTGATGAAAAAATTACAGCAATAGTTGATTATGCTCATACACCCGATGCATTAAAAAATGTGTTAGAGACTATTAATGATATTCGAACCAATAATGAAACATTGATTACAGTTGTAGGATGTGGTGGAGATAGAGATAAAATGAAGCGACCTGTGATGGGAAACATTGCAGCAAGACTTAGTAATAAAACAATTTTTACGAGTGATAATCCCAGGACAGAAAATCCAGATCAGATTATAGAAGATATCGAGAAAGGAGTAGAGCCGCAGGATTATAAAAAAACACTATCAATTACAGATAGAAAACAAGCTATTAAAACTGCATGCCAATTAGCAAATAAAGATGATATCATTCTTATTGCTGGTAAAGGGCATGAAACCTATCAGGAAATTAATGGAGAACGAACCGATTTTAATGATTTTGAAATTGTCAAACAAGAACTAAAAAAACTAAATAAATAA
- a CDS encoding alpha/beta fold hydrolase, with protein MKHELKKDGKFSYLDLGEGTPIIILHGLMGGLSNFEGVSSYFPEHGYKVLIPELPVYTLPLLKTKVSTYARYLKDFIDHLGYGDKEVILLGNSLGGHIALLCTKMFPEKVKGLVITGSSGLYESAMGESYPKRGDYEYIKVKAENVFYDPEIATKEIVDEVYATVNDRNKLIRTLAIAKSAIRHNMAKDLPNMNTPTCIIWGKNDNVTPPEVADDFNRLLPDSDLYWIDKCGHAAMMEHPEEFNRLLYNWLQERNF; from the coding sequence ATGAAGCACGAATTAAAAAAAGACGGAAAATTTAGTTATCTAGATTTAGGGGAAGGCACACCAATTATCATTCTACACGGATTGATGGGTGGTTTGAGTAATTTTGAAGGTGTTAGTTCTTACTTCCCTGAACACGGATATAAGGTACTGATTCCTGAGCTCCCTGTATACACTTTACCTTTACTAAAAACCAAAGTTAGTACCTATGCCAGGTACCTTAAAGATTTTATAGATCATTTAGGATATGGTGATAAAGAAGTTATACTTCTAGGTAATTCTCTAGGAGGACACATTGCACTTTTATGCACCAAAATGTTTCCCGAAAAAGTAAAAGGCTTGGTTATAACCGGAAGTTCTGGCCTTTATGAAAGTGCCATGGGAGAGAGTTATCCAAAACGAGGTGACTATGAATACATTAAAGTTAAAGCAGAAAATGTATTCTATGACCCCGAAATTGCCACCAAAGAAATTGTAGATGAAGTATACGCTACTGTTAATGATCGAAATAAATTAATTAGAACTCTTGCAATTGCTAAGAGCGCTATTCGGCATAACATGGCAAAAGATTTACCAAACATGAATACCCCAACTTGTATTATTTGGGGGAAAAATGATAATGTTACTCCTCCAGAAGTTGCAGATGATTTTAATCGTTTATTACCTGATTCTGATTTATACTGGATTGACAAGTGTGGTCATGCTGCTATGATGGAGCATCCCGAAGAATTTAACCGTTTACTATACAATTGGTTACAAGAACGTAACTTCTAA
- a CDS encoding FtsL-like putative cell division protein has product MKQTIYDILKGKFLIADDAMKNWRMLLFLSFLAIIMIASSHNAESKVHEIARLNNEVRELRTHFVDGKTELMRLKMESSIIKKMTQKGLKRPERPPRKIIVKK; this is encoded by the coding sequence TTGAAGCAGACAATTTATGACATATTAAAAGGTAAGTTTCTTATTGCAGATGATGCAATGAAAAACTGGAGAATGTTATTGTTTCTTTCTTTTTTGGCAATAATAATGATTGCAAGTTCACATAATGCAGAGAGTAAGGTGCATGAGATTGCTAGATTGAATAATGAAGTTAGAGAATTAAGGACACATTTTGTAGATGGAAAAACCGAATTGATGAGATTGAAGATGGAGTCATCAATAATTAAAAAGATGACGCAAAAAGGGCTAAAACGCCCCGAAAGACCTCCTAGAAAAATAATAGTAAAAAAGTAA
- the mraZ gene encoding division/cell wall cluster transcriptional repressor MraZ yields MVNLIGTYECKADAKGRLMMPVAFKKQLSPVLQDGFVLKRAVFQSCLELYPMAEWNLLMQKINKLNRFKKKNNDFIRKFTAGVKVVEIDAAGRLLIPKDLVGFAGITKDLVLSSAVNIIEIWDKDQYEKAIDDAAVDFADLAEEVMGFDDEIDHD; encoded by the coding sequence GTGGTAAATCTAATCGGCACATACGAGTGTAAAGCAGACGCTAAGGGACGTCTGATGATGCCTGTGGCTTTTAAGAAGCAACTCTCGCCGGTGCTACAAGATGGATTTGTATTAAAAAGAGCTGTTTTTCAATCTTGTTTGGAGTTGTATCCAATGGCAGAATGGAATCTTTTGATGCAAAAAATTAATAAACTCAACCGCTTTAAAAAGAAAAATAATGATTTCATCAGAAAATTTACTGCTGGTGTAAAAGTAGTTGAAATTGACGCTGCTGGTCGACTTTTGATTCCAAAAGATCTGGTTGGCTTTGCAGGGATTACTAAAGATTTGGTGTTATCATCTGCTGTAAATATTATAGAGATTTGGGACAAAGATCAATATGAAAAGGCAATTGATGATGCAGCTGTTGATTTTGCAGATTTGGCAGAAGAAGTAATGGGTTTTGATGACGAAATAGATCATGATTGA
- the murD gene encoding UDP-N-acetylmuramoyl-L-alanine--D-glutamate ligase has translation MKRLVVLGAGESGVGTAILGKKEGFDVFVSDKGIITDQYKEVLRNFEIEWEEQQHTEIKILNADVVMKSPGIPDTVALIVKLHKKGIPVVSEIEFAAKYTTAQIVGVTGSNGKTTTTMLTHYVLQHGGLKANMAGNIGDSFAKQVAENDAPFYVLELSSFQLDGIKDFAPHIAVLTNITPDHLDRYEYKFENYIASKFRIAMNQNENDYFIYDADDTVITEYLKQHPVRSRLLPFSLTKKVENGAYLEEENITIIIDNNKVIMPTTNLALKGNHNVKNAMAAATVSQLLKIRKATIRECLENFHGVEHRLEDVLKINNVQYINDSKATNVNATFYALDAMKSATVWIVGGVDKGNDYTELYSLVNEKVKAIICLGVDNSKIINAFGNCVDNIIETQSMKEAVNMAYKIAERNENVLLSPACASFDLFKNYEERGRQFKEAVREL, from the coding sequence ATGAAAAGGCTGGTGGTGCTGGGAGCAGGAGAAAGTGGAGTAGGAACTGCTATTCTGGGTAAAAAAGAAGGGTTCGATGTTTTTGTTTCAGATAAAGGAATAATTACAGATCAATATAAAGAAGTTCTTAGAAATTTTGAAATCGAATGGGAAGAACAACAGCACACAGAAATTAAAATTCTGAATGCAGATGTTGTTATGAAAAGCCCTGGAATTCCTGATACAGTAGCATTAATAGTAAAGCTGCATAAAAAAGGAATTCCTGTAGTGTCTGAGATAGAATTCGCTGCAAAATATACAACCGCTCAGATTGTTGGTGTTACCGGGAGTAATGGAAAAACTACCACCACAATGCTTACACATTATGTGCTTCAGCATGGTGGATTAAAAGCCAATATGGCTGGTAATATAGGAGATAGTTTTGCAAAACAAGTAGCAGAAAATGATGCTCCTTTTTATGTGCTTGAGCTAAGTAGTTTTCAACTAGATGGGATAAAGGATTTTGCTCCGCATATTGCTGTTCTTACAAATATTACTCCAGATCATTTGGATCGATACGAATACAAGTTTGAGAACTATATAGCGTCAAAATTCAGAATTGCAATGAATCAAAATGAAAATGATTATTTCATTTATGATGCAGACGATACTGTAATAACAGAATATTTAAAACAACATCCCGTTCGCTCAAGATTACTGCCTTTTTCATTGACCAAAAAGGTAGAAAATGGAGCATATTTAGAAGAAGAAAATATAACAATAATAATAGATAACAACAAAGTAATCATGCCAACAACAAATTTAGCATTAAAAGGAAATCACAATGTAAAAAACGCTATGGCCGCCGCTACAGTATCACAATTGTTAAAAATTAGAAAAGCGACCATTAGAGAGTGCCTGGAGAATTTTCATGGAGTAGAACATAGATTAGAAGATGTATTAAAGATTAATAATGTACAATACATTAATGATTCTAAAGCGACAAACGTAAATGCTACTTTTTATGCTTTGGATGCTATGAAATCGGCAACAGTTTGGATTGTTGGCGGAGTAGACAAAGGAAATGATTATACAGAATTGTATTCACTGGTTAATGAAAAAGTAAAAGCTATTATTTGTTTAGGAGTAGACAACTCCAAGATTATTAATGCATTTGGAAATTGTGTGGATAATATTATAGAAACACAATCGATGAAAGAAGCTGTAAATATGGCGTATAAAATAGCGGAGAGAAATGAAAATGTACTGTTATCTCCAGCGTGTGCAAGTTTTGATTTATTTAAAAACTACGAAGAAAGAGGGAGACAATTTAAAGAAGCAGTAAGAGAATTGTAA
- the mraY gene encoding phospho-N-acetylmuramoyl-pentapeptide-transferase, with protein sequence MLYYLFEYLESEYQFPGATLFQFITFRAAMAIILSLLISTIYGKRIINFLRKKQMGESIRELGLDGQAEKAGTPTMGGIIIILATLVPVLLFAKLDNIYVILLIVTTLWMGVIGFTDDYLKIKRKDKEGLAGKFKIIGQVGLGLIVGCTMYFHNDITIKEEKVKSETEQVVNTGEEVSDFNPAIKSTKTTIPFFKNNEFDYSDLITWISPEMEKYAWLIFIPIVIFIVTAVSNGANLTDGIDGLAAGSSAIMVLTLALFAWVSGNIIFSDYLNVMYIPNSGEMTIYITAFAGALVGFLWYNTFPAQVFMGDTGSLTIGGIIAVIAIAIRKEFLIPILCGIFFIETVSVMMQVSWFKYTKKKHGEGRRIFLMSPLHHHYQKKGIHESKIVTRFWIVGIFMAIIAVITLKVR encoded by the coding sequence ATGCTATACTATCTATTCGAATATTTGGAAAGCGAATACCAGTTCCCCGGGGCGACGTTGTTTCAGTTTATCACTTTTAGGGCAGCAATGGCAATAATTTTGTCGCTATTAATCTCTACAATTTATGGTAAACGAATCATAAATTTTCTTAGAAAAAAACAGATGGGAGAAAGCATTCGTGAGCTTGGTCTGGATGGTCAAGCCGAAAAAGCTGGTACACCAACCATGGGAGGAATTATTATTATTCTGGCAACTCTGGTGCCTGTATTGCTGTTTGCTAAACTTGATAATATATACGTAATCTTATTGATCGTTACTACATTATGGATGGGAGTTATTGGTTTTACAGATGATTACTTAAAAATAAAAAGAAAAGATAAAGAAGGGCTGGCAGGAAAATTTAAGATAATAGGACAGGTTGGACTTGGGCTTATTGTAGGATGTACAATGTACTTTCATAATGATATTACTATCAAAGAAGAAAAAGTAAAATCAGAAACAGAGCAAGTTGTAAATACCGGAGAAGAGGTGTCCGATTTTAATCCCGCTATAAAATCTACAAAAACTACGATACCTTTTTTTAAGAATAATGAGTTTGACTATTCAGATTTGATTACCTGGATTAGTCCTGAAATGGAAAAATATGCTTGGTTAATTTTTATACCTATTGTCATTTTTATTGTTACGGCCGTATCAAATGGAGCGAATCTAACCGATGGGATTGATGGTCTTGCAGCAGGCTCATCTGCAATTATGGTATTAACATTAGCTCTTTTTGCATGGGTGTCTGGTAATATTATTTTTTCAGACTATCTCAATGTGATGTATATCCCAAATTCTGGAGAAATGACCATCTATATTACTGCATTTGCAGGGGCATTAGTAGGGTTTCTATGGTATAATACGTTTCCGGCTCAGGTCTTTATGGGAGATACAGGTAGTCTTACTATAGGAGGAATAATAGCAGTAATTGCAATCGCAATACGTAAAGAATTTTTGATCCCAATTTTATGTGGCATCTTTTTTATTGAAACCGTATCAGTAATGATGCAGGTGAGTTGGTTTAAATATACCAAAAAGAAACATGGAGAAGGAAGAAGAATATTTCTAATGTCTCCATTGCATCATCACTATCAAAAAAAAGGAATACATGAAAGTAAGATCGTTACTAGATTCTGGATTGTCGGCATTTTCATGGCGATTATAGCAGTGATTACATTAAAAGTTAGATAG
- the gldC gene encoding gliding motility protein GldC, with amino-acid sequence MANNHKSEIKIDIELDENRIPEKLKWTAKDGGVENEETKAMLLSVWNSKNKESLRIDLWTKDMPVDEMKIFFHQTLVAMSDTFYRATQDEKMSATMKDFCDYFAEKLELKQK; translated from the coding sequence ATGGCAAATAATCATAAGTCAGAAATAAAAATAGATATAGAGCTAGATGAAAACAGGATTCCAGAAAAATTAAAATGGACGGCAAAAGATGGTGGAGTAGAGAACGAAGAAACCAAAGCAATGCTTCTGTCTGTATGGAATAGCAAAAATAAGGAAAGCCTTCGTATTGATTTATGGACTAAAGATATGCCAGTAGATGAAATGAAGATCTTTTTTCATCAAACATTAGTTGCTATGAGTGATACTTTTTATCGAGCTACGCAAGATGAAAAAATGTCGGCAACTATGAAAGACTTTTGTGATTATTTTGCTGAAAAACTAGAACTTAAGCAAAAATAG